The Microbacterium horticulturae region CGAGTTCGGTGGCCAGGCGCAGCAGCAGCGACGGACCGAATTCGACGTCACCGGCCAGCAGGCCGCGGGCGGCCAGGAGGCCCGCGACCACGGCGGCGCCGGATGAGCCCAGCCCCCGCCCGTGCGGAATGACGATGCGCTGCGTGAGCGCAATCCCGGGCATCCGCCGCCCCACCGACTCGAAGGCGTACGCGATGGCCCGGATCACCAGGTTCGACGCGTCGCGGGGCACGAGATCGGCCCCCGGCCCCTCGACGTCGACCTGCACCTCGCCCTCTTCCAGCGCCGTGACGACGAGCTCGTCGTACAGGCTCAGGGCGAGCCCGAGCGTGTCGAATCCGGGCCCCAGGTTGGCGCTGGTCGCGGGCACCCGCACGGCGACGGCCCGACCGGGCACCGCCGCCGGCGAGGGCGGGGCGGTTCTCACGCGGTCGCCTCCGCGCCGGTCAGCGCGAGCACGTCGGCGACCTCACGGGTATCGGCGTCCACGACGATCGGGGCGACCTCGGTGCCGTCGGTGTTGCGCAGGGCCCACTGCGGGTCCTTCAGACCGTGGCCCGTGACCGTGAGCACGACGCGGGCGCCGGCCGGGATCACGCCCGCCTCGGCGCGGTCGAGCAGACCCGCGACGCTGATGGCCGACGCCGGCTCGACGAACACGCCGACCTCGGAGGCCAGCAGCTTCTGCGCCGCCAGGATCGCGGGGTCTTCGATGGCACCGAACCAGCCGTTCGTGGCATCCCGAGCCTCCAGCGCAAGGTGCCACGAGGCGGGGTTCCCGATGCGGATGGCGGTGGCCACCGTCTCGGGCGCGGTCACGACCTCTCCGCGGACGATGGGCGCGGAGCCTGCCGCCTGGAAGCCGAACATGCGGGGCACGCGGGTCGAGGCGCTGCGTGCGGCCTCCTCGCGGTAGCCGCGCGTGTAGGCGGTGTAGTTGCCCGCGTTGCCGACCGGGATGAAGTGGAAGTCGGGCGCATCGCCCAGCTGCTCGACGATCTCGTAGGCGGCGGTCTTCTGTCCCTCGATGCGGTCGGGGTTCACCGAGTTGACCAGGTGCACCGGGTAGTTGTCAGACAGCTCGCGGGCGATCTCGAGACAGTCGTCGAAGTTGCCGCGGATCTGGATGAGCGTGCCGCCGTGCGCAACGGCCTGGCTGAGCTTGCCCATGGCGATCTTGCCCTCGGGCACGAGCACCGCGGCGGTGATGCCGGCGTGCGCGGCGTAGGCGGCGGCCGACGCCGAGGTGTTGCCGGTCGATGCGCAGATGACCGCCTTCGCGCCCTTCTCCACCGCGCGCGAGAGCGCCACCGTCATGCCCCGGTCCTTGAACGAACCGGTCGGGTTCATCCCCTCGAACTTGACCCAGACCTCCGCACCGGTGCGCTGCGACAGCGCGGGAGCGGGGATCAGCGGGGTTCCGCCTTCGCCGAGGGTCACGACGGTCGACGTGTCGGTGACGCCGAGCCGGTCGGCGTATTCGCGGAGCACTCCGCGCCAGACGTGTGCCATTTCAGTCTCCTTCTACACGCAGGACGGAGACGACGCGCTCGACCACGTCGTCCTCGGCGAGCCGCGTGACGGTCTCGCTGAGATCCTGCTCCAAAGCTTTGTGCGTGCCGATGACCAGGCGGGCCGATGCCGCGCCCTCGTCGGTGTGTTCCAGTGTCTGCTCGACGGTCGCGATCGAGACACGTCCGTCGGAGAGGAGGCCGGCCACCCGGGCGAGCACGCCGGGGCGGTCGTCGACCTCGAGGGTGATCTGGTACCGGGTGACGACCTGACCGATGTCGACCGTGGGCAGGTTGGCCCGGGTCGATTCGCCCACGCCCGCACCGCCGGCGATGTGACGCCGCGCGGCCGAGACGACGTCGCCGAGCACGGCGGATGCGGTCTGCACCCCACCGGCGCCGGCGCCGTAGAACATGAGATTGCCGGCGGCCTCGGCCTGCACGAACACGGCGTTGTTGACACCGTGCACGCTGGCCAGCGGATGCTCGCGCCGGATGAGTGCGGGATAGACCCGTACCGAGATGGCCTCGCCGTCGGATGCCGTGCCGCGGCCGGTCAGCCGCTCGCATACCGCGACCATCTTGATGACGTAGCCGGCGTGCCGCGCGGCATCCATCATCTGCTTCGTGATGCCACTGATGCCCTCACGGTGCACGGCATCGAGCGGGACGGTCGTGTGAAATGCCAGACTCGCGAGGATCGCCGCCTTCTGCGCGGCGTCGAATCCCTCGACATCGGCGGTCGGGTCGGCCTCGGCATAGCCGAGGCGCTGCGCGTCGGCGACGATCTCGGCCATGTCGGCACCTTCGAGGTCCATCCGGTCGAGGATGTAGTTCGAGGTGCCGTTGACGATTCCGACGATGCGGTCGACTCGGTCTCCGGCGAGGGAATCGCGAAGCGGACGGATGATCGGGATGGCGCCGGCCACCGCGGCCTCGTAGTACACCGATGCGCCCACCTGATCGGCCGCGTCGAAGATCTCCGACCCGTGCGTGGCCAGCAGCGCCTTGTTTCCGGTGACCACGTCGGCCCCCGAGTTCAACGCCTGCAGCAGATACTCGCGCGCGGGCTCGATGCCGCCGATGAGCTCGATGACGATGTCGCTGCCGACGATGAGCGTCTCGGCGTCGGTGGTGAGCAGCTCGGCGGGCAGGTCCACATCACGCGGTGCGGTCACGTCGCGCACGGCGATTCCGGCCAGTTCGAGCGCGGCACCGGAGCGGTCGGCGAGCTCGTCGGTGTTCTCGAGGAGCAGGCGCGCCACCTGGGATCCGACGGATCCGGCTCCCAGGAGTGCGATGCGCAGGCGACGGTGGTCGATCATGCGTTCCCTTCTGCGCCGACGTCTGCGTGCAGCAGGTCGGCGATGGTCTGACCGCGCACTATGACGCGGGCGGCTCCGTCACGCACGGCGACGACGGCCGGACGTGTCAGGTAGTTGTAGGCGCTCGCCAGCGAGAAGCAGTACGCGCCGGTGGCGGGCACTGCCAGCAGGTCGCCGGGCGCGACGTCGGCGGGCAGGTACTCCTGGTCGACGACGATGTCGCCCGACTCGCAGTGCTTGCCGACCACCCGCGCCAGTGCCGGGGGTGCCCCCGAGACCCGCGAGGCGATGCGCGCGCAATAGTCGGCGCCGTACAGCGCGGGGCGGGCGTTGTCGCTCATGCCGCCGTCTACGCTCACGTAGAGACGCCGGCGGCCCTCGTCGAGTTCGACGGGCTTGACCGTGCCCGCCTCGTACAGCGTGACGCCGGCCTGGCCGACGATGGCGCGGCCGGGTTCGAAGGCCAGATCGGGCATCGGGATGCCGCGCACCTCGCACTCGCGCGCCACGGCGTCGACGATGCCGGCGGCGAGGTCTTCGATCGGCGTCGGGTCGTCGGCCGGGGTGTAGGCGATGCCGAACCCGCCGCCGAGGTTCAGGAGCGGGATGGGGCCGCCTTCGAGCAGTTGCGCGTGCAGATCGACCAGACGCGACGCGGACTCTGCGAAGCCGGCGACGCCGAAGATCTGCGAACCGATGTGGCAGTGCAGGCCCTGGAAGCTCAGCGAGCGGAGTTCTCGGATGCGCGCGACCGCAGCGGGCGCGGCATCCATCGCGAAACCGAACTTCTGGTCTTCGTGCGCCGTCGCGAGGAACTCATGGGTCTCGGCGTGCACGCCGCTGTTGACGCGCAGCAGCACGTTCTGCACGGCCCCCGCCCGATCGGCGATCGCGGCAAGCCGCTCGATCTCGATCGGACTGTCGACGATCACCGTGCCGACCCCGACCTCGACCGCGCGGGTGAGCTCGGCCACCGACTTGTTGTTGCCGTGGAACCCGATGCGCGCGGGATCGGCGCCGCCGACGAGGGCGACCTCCAGCTCTCCCCCGCTGCACACGTCGAGGCTCATGTCGGCCTCGGCGGTCCACCGCACGATCTCGGTGCACAGAAACGCCTTGCCCGCGTAATAGACGCGCACGGCGACGCCGTGCGGTGCGGCCGCCGCACGAAAGGCCGCGACGGTGCGCTGCGCGTGCGTGCGCACCTCGGCCTCGTCGACGACGTACAACGGCGTGCCGTAGGTCTGTGCGAGCTCGGTGGCCGTCACACCGCCGAGCACGAGCGTGCCGTCGTCGTCGCGATGCGCGGACCCCGGCCAGACCCGCTCGTGCAGGGCGTCGGCGTCGGCAGGGACGGGCAGCGG contains the following coding sequences:
- a CDS encoding homoserine dehydrogenase produces the protein MIDHRRLRIALLGAGSVGSQVARLLLENTDELADRSGAALELAGIAVRDVTAPRDVDLPAELLTTDAETLIVGSDIVIELIGGIEPAREYLLQALNSGADVVTGNKALLATHGSEIFDAADQVGASVYYEAAVAGAIPIIRPLRDSLAGDRVDRIVGIVNGTSNYILDRMDLEGADMAEIVADAQRLGYAEADPTADVEGFDAAQKAAILASLAFHTTVPLDAVHREGISGITKQMMDAARHAGYVIKMVAVCERLTGRGTASDGEAISVRVYPALIRREHPLASVHGVNNAVFVQAEAAGNLMFYGAGAGGVQTASAVLGDVVSAARRHIAGGAGVGESTRANLPTVDIGQVVTRYQITLEVDDRPGVLARVAGLLSDGRVSIATVEQTLEHTDEGAASARLVIGTHKALEQDLSETVTRLAEDDVVERVVSVLRVEGD
- the lysA gene encoding diaminopimelate decarboxylase, with the translated sequence MSASPTRDPLPVPADADALHERVWPGSAHRDDDGTLVLGGVTATELAQTYGTPLYVVDEAEVRTHAQRTVAAFRAAAAPHGVAVRVYYAGKAFLCTEIVRWTAEADMSLDVCSGGELEVALVGGADPARIGFHGNNKSVAELTRAVEVGVGTVIVDSPIEIERLAAIADRAGAVQNVLLRVNSGVHAETHEFLATAHEDQKFGFAMDAAPAAVARIRELRSLSFQGLHCHIGSQIFGVAGFAESASRLVDLHAQLLEGGPIPLLNLGGGFGIAYTPADDPTPIEDLAAGIVDAVARECEVRGIPMPDLAFEPGRAIVGQAGVTLYEAGTVKPVELDEGRRRLYVSVDGGMSDNARPALYGADYCARIASRVSGAPPALARVVGKHCESGDIVVDQEYLPADVAPGDLLAVPATGAYCFSLASAYNYLTRPAVVAVRDGAARVIVRGQTIADLLHADVGAEGNA
- the thrC gene encoding threonine synthase produces the protein MAHVWRGVLREYADRLGVTDTSTVVTLGEGGTPLIPAPALSQRTGAEVWVKFEGMNPTGSFKDRGMTVALSRAVEKGAKAVICASTGNTSASAAAYAAHAGITAAVLVPEGKIAMGKLSQAVAHGGTLIQIRGNFDDCLEIARELSDNYPVHLVNSVNPDRIEGQKTAAYEIVEQLGDAPDFHFIPVGNAGNYTAYTRGYREEAARSASTRVPRMFGFQAAGSAPIVRGEVVTAPETVATAIRIGNPASWHLALEARDATNGWFGAIEDPAILAAQKLLASEVGVFVEPASAISVAGLLDRAEAGVIPAGARVVLTVTGHGLKDPQWALRNTDGTEVAPIVVDADTREVADVLALTGAEATA